One Leucobacter muris DNA segment encodes these proteins:
- a CDS encoding TetR/AcrR family transcriptional regulator: MARPSVADERREQIIEATLRTISEHGISGTTLDRIADAAGMSRGHVRHFVGNRDRLLLDTARAFYADENGRPAILPAAVASLDGALDYLFGTEFAASSSENAIVLAFVELARSTPEIAEVLAAAYSSTRERLAAYIAEAKHGAPEAARDAAAQGVLSAALGNVFIGDFDRDEGRTARARAAVDALLAAL, from the coding sequence ATGGCACGCCCATCGGTCGCCGACGAGCGCCGCGAGCAGATCATCGAGGCGACCCTGCGCACCATCTCCGAGCACGGCATCAGCGGCACCACGCTCGACCGCATCGCCGACGCGGCGGGCATGTCGCGCGGGCACGTGCGCCACTTCGTCGGCAACCGGGATCGCCTGCTGCTCGACACCGCGCGCGCCTTCTACGCCGACGAGAACGGGCGGCCCGCGATCCTGCCCGCCGCCGTCGCCAGCCTCGACGGCGCGCTCGACTACCTCTTCGGCACCGAGTTCGCGGCGTCCAGCTCGGAGAACGCGATCGTGCTCGCCTTCGTGGAGCTCGCGCGCTCCACCCCCGAGATCGCCGAGGTGCTCGCCGCCGCCTACTCGTCGACGCGCGAGCGACTCGCCGCCTACATCGCCGAAGCGAAGCACGGCGCGCCGGAGGCGGCCCGCGACGCCGCCGCGCAGGGTGTGCTCTCCGCCGCCCTCGGCAACGTGTTCATCGGCGACTTCGACCGCGACGAGGGCCGCACGGCCCGCGCGCGCGCCGCGGTCGACGCGCTGCTCGCGGCACTCTAG
- a CDS encoding TetR/AcrR family transcriptional regulator has product MQSATPAPSTLRERRQQRTREELVEAVLAVIGQSGLADTTIDRVSAESGVSRGTVYAYFPGGRDELLRAAYARLGYGLVERTRAAVSAASDWRGRLVAHARAMFDLADDPRIGHFYNVSGPTLIVDGAERGIGSGASIVMIREALEAAQAAGEVDPAVDADAVAALLVGAMREAAMGVAAGDRDADRAFAAFARLIDGLAAR; this is encoded by the coding sequence ATGCAGTCCGCGACCCCCGCACCCTCCACGCTGCGCGAGCGGCGGCAGCAGCGCACCCGCGAAGAGCTCGTCGAGGCCGTGCTCGCCGTCATCGGTCAGAGCGGCCTCGCCGACACCACGATTGACCGGGTCTCGGCCGAGTCGGGGGTGTCGCGCGGCACCGTCTACGCCTACTTCCCCGGCGGTCGCGACGAGCTGCTGCGCGCCGCATACGCCCGCCTCGGGTACGGGCTCGTCGAGCGCACCCGCGCCGCGGTGTCGGCGGCGAGCGACTGGCGAGGGCGGCTCGTCGCCCATGCCCGGGCCATGTTCGACCTGGCCGACGACCCCCGCATCGGCCACTTCTACAACGTGTCGGGCCCCACGCTCATCGTCGACGGCGCCGAGCGCGGCATCGGCTCGGGCGCGAGCATCGTGATGATCCGCGAGGCGCTCGAGGCCGCGCAGGCCGCGGGAGAGGTCGACCCCGCGGTCGACGCCGACGCGGTGGCCGCGCTGCTGGTCGGCGCGATGCGCGAGGCCGCGATGGGGGTCGCCGCGGGGGACCGGGACGCGGATCGCGCCTTCGCCGCGTTCGCCCGCCTCATCGACGGGCTCGCCGCGCGCTAG
- a CDS encoding phosphotransferase enzyme family protein: MITVDLTAAAELAREALAEYDLDPSAELALLKQRENFVFSLSDGGTDYVLRVHRRGYHTDDELGCELDFVRALHGEGVAVPDFVTARDGRGFCVVGREHAAGVHQVDLQHLIPNRGSFGDERTAVAGTADLDPADFAELGRLAAEVHRATEQSGYTMAVPRDDWDLDGLVGPQPAWGDPLRIEELQGEDREAVVAAIGRIREVLGAYGTPEHRFGPIHADLTPENVLRTADGLVLIDFDDFAAGWHLFDLATALYFFTPHPRYGEYRDALFAGYESVRPLDAADHEVFPAILLARGLTYLGWSADRRGEPTAEWHATTVLPNIVRLSRELVSV; the protein is encoded by the coding sequence ATGATCACCGTCGATCTCACCGCCGCCGCAGAGCTCGCGCGCGAAGCCCTCGCCGAGTACGACCTCGACCCCTCGGCCGAGCTCGCCCTGCTCAAGCAGCGCGAGAACTTCGTGTTCTCGCTCAGCGACGGCGGCACCGACTACGTGCTGCGCGTGCACCGCCGGGGCTACCACACCGACGACGAGCTCGGCTGCGAGCTCGACTTCGTGCGCGCGCTGCACGGCGAGGGCGTCGCGGTGCCCGACTTCGTCACGGCGCGCGACGGGCGCGGCTTCTGCGTGGTCGGGCGCGAGCACGCCGCCGGCGTCCACCAGGTCGACCTGCAGCACCTCATCCCGAACCGCGGCAGCTTCGGCGACGAGCGCACGGCGGTCGCCGGCACCGCCGACCTCGACCCGGCCGACTTCGCCGAGCTCGGCCGACTCGCAGCCGAGGTGCACCGCGCCACCGAGCAGTCGGGCTACACGATGGCGGTGCCCCGCGACGATTGGGATCTCGACGGGCTCGTCGGCCCGCAGCCCGCCTGGGGCGATCCGCTGCGGATCGAGGAGCTGCAGGGCGAGGATCGCGAGGCCGTGGTCGCCGCGATCGGGCGGATTCGCGAGGTGCTCGGCGCGTACGGCACCCCCGAGCACCGCTTCGGCCCGATCCACGCCGACCTCACCCCCGAGAACGTGCTGCGCACGGCCGACGGCCTCGTGCTCATCGACTTCGACGACTTCGCCGCCGGGTGGCACCTCTTCGACCTCGCGACCGCGCTCTACTTCTTCACCCCGCACCCCCGCTACGGCGAGTACCGCGACGCCCTCTTCGCGGGGTACGAGTCGGTGCGCCCGCTCGACGCGGCCGACCACGAGGTGTTTCCCGCGATCCTGCTGGCCCGCGGCCTCACCTACCTCGGCTGGTCGGCCGATCGCCGCGGCGAGCCGACCGCCGAGTGGCACGCCACCACCGTGCTGCCGAACATCGTGCGCCTCTCGCGCGAGCTCGTGTCCGTCTGA
- a CDS encoding aspartate aminotransferase family protein: MTSNVELIERRNRTIGPYSPLFYTEPLQFVSAKGVWFTEASGDRYLDGYNNVPHVGHCNERVVSALAQQAATLNVHTRYLNERVIDYSEHLLSTFDTGLDRVFFGNSGSEANELAIRISRQLTGSTGMIVSDYSYHGTTITLAGLTTGLKTATPLDPNVRALRIPDLDRDPRPEAEVLAETLADLNGAIASLQEAGYGVAACLFDPLFSTEGMPRLPEGLVQGIVSRVRAAGGMVIADEVQSGFGRTGTHMWGHQYAGMDADLVTMGKPMGNGHPMSAVVTSEAVLDAFGSTNEFFNTFAGNPVSAAVGEAVLIEMAEEGLMARAKTLGDEAAARFRGFADQYDFVRSAKGVGMFLGLDFAVDGEPAPQLAKQVVEAMKTRKVLISRIGRDESVLKVRPPLAFSETELPILLGALEEALAEV, encoded by the coding sequence ATGACCTCGAACGTCGAACTCATCGAGCGCCGCAATCGCACCATCGGCCCCTACTCGCCGCTGTTCTACACCGAGCCGCTGCAGTTCGTGTCGGCGAAGGGCGTCTGGTTCACCGAGGCGAGCGGCGACCGCTACCTCGACGGCTACAACAACGTGCCGCACGTGGGCCACTGCAACGAACGGGTCGTGTCGGCGCTGGCCCAGCAGGCCGCGACCCTCAACGTGCACACGCGCTACCTCAACGAGCGAGTGATCGACTACTCCGAGCACCTGCTCTCGACCTTCGACACCGGCCTCGACCGCGTGTTCTTCGGCAACTCGGGATCCGAGGCCAACGAGCTGGCGATCCGCATCTCCCGCCAACTGACGGGCAGCACCGGCATGATCGTGTCCGATTACAGCTACCACGGCACCACGATCACGCTCGCGGGGCTCACCACGGGCCTGAAGACGGCGACGCCGCTCGACCCGAACGTGCGCGCGCTGCGGATCCCGGATCTGGATCGCGATCCGCGCCCCGAGGCGGAGGTGCTCGCGGAGACGCTCGCCGATCTCAACGGGGCTATCGCCTCGCTGCAGGAGGCCGGCTACGGCGTGGCCGCCTGTCTCTTCGACCCCCTGTTCTCGACCGAGGGCATGCCCCGCCTACCCGAGGGGCTCGTGCAGGGCATCGTGTCGCGGGTGCGGGCCGCGGGCGGCATGGTGATCGCCGACGAGGTGCAGAGCGGCTTCGGCCGCACCGGCACCCACATGTGGGGCCACCAGTACGCCGGCATGGACGCCGACCTCGTGACCATGGGCAAGCCGATGGGCAACGGGCACCCGATGTCGGCGGTCGTGACGAGCGAGGCCGTGCTCGACGCGTTCGGCTCGACCAACGAGTTCTTCAACACCTTCGCCGGCAACCCCGTGTCGGCGGCGGTCGGAGAGGCCGTGCTGATCGAGATGGCTGAGGAGGGCCTCATGGCCCGGGCGAAGACGCTCGGCGATGAGGCCGCGGCCCGCTTCCGCGGATTCGCCGACCAGTACGACTTCGTGCGCTCGGCGAAAGGCGTGGGCATGTTCCTCGGCCTCGACTTCGCGGTCGACGGCGAGCCCGCTCCGCAGCTCGCGAAGCAGGTCGTCGAGGCGATGAAGACCCGCAAGGTGCTCATCTCGCGCATCGGCCGCGACGAGAGCGTGCTGAAGGTGCGCCCGCCGCTCGCGTTCAGCGAGACGGAGCTGCCGATCCTGCTCGGCGCTCTCGAGGAGGCCCTCGCCGAGGTTTAG
- a CDS encoding AraC-like ligand-binding domain-containing protein — translation MISTSFVPLEISAERSGPFAARLCSADADDVVFTEVAAKPHLVERTPETIANGGSGYYKVSLLLSGSSILVQDGKELVMRPGDLSVYDTSRPYSLLFGEDFRNLIMMFPKDRLELPSAFTEQLTAVSLSQEHRGVAPVITAFLSQFPAQLAHLSDPVRAKLAHTSLDLMGTLFSSILDAEPGQRDPHQVLLQKIYSYIDLHLSSTDLSPGSIAAAHYISTRHLHSLFRQADTTVSTWIRERRLERCRADLLDPVLSDRTVSAIASRWGFTDAAHFSRVFKSAYGVSPSDLRRV, via the coding sequence ATGATCTCGACCTCGTTCGTGCCGCTCGAGATCAGCGCGGAGCGCAGCGGCCCGTTCGCTGCGCGGCTGTGCTCGGCCGACGCCGACGACGTCGTGTTCACCGAGGTCGCGGCGAAGCCGCACCTCGTGGAGCGCACCCCCGAGACGATCGCGAACGGCGGCAGCGGCTACTACAAGGTGAGCCTGCTGCTGTCGGGCAGCAGCATCCTGGTGCAGGACGGCAAGGAGCTCGTGATGCGGCCCGGGGACCTCTCGGTGTACGACACGTCGCGGCCCTACTCGCTGCTGTTCGGCGAGGACTTCCGCAACCTCATCATGATGTTCCCGAAGGATCGGCTCGAGCTGCCGAGCGCGTTCACGGAGCAGCTGACCGCGGTCTCGCTCAGCCAGGAGCACCGGGGCGTCGCCCCCGTGATCACGGCGTTCCTATCGCAGTTCCCCGCGCAGCTCGCCCACCTCTCGGACCCGGTGCGCGCGAAGCTCGCCCACACGAGTCTCGACCTCATGGGCACGCTCTTCTCGAGCATTCTCGACGCCGAGCCGGGCCAGCGCGATCCGCATCAGGTGCTGCTGCAGAAGATCTACAGCTACATCGATCTGCACCTGTCGTCGACGGATCTCTCGCCGGGCAGCATCGCAGCGGCCCACTACATCTCGACGCGGCACCTGCACTCGCTGTTCCGGCAGGCCGACACCACGGTGTCGACCTGGATCCGCGAGCGCCGTCTCGAACGCTGCCGCGCCGACCTGCTCGATCCCGTGCTCAGCGACCGCACGGTCTCGGCGATCGCCTCCCGCTGGGGCTTCACCGATGCCGCGCACTTCAGCCGCGTGTTCAAGTCGGCGTACGGCGTCTCGCCGAGCGATCTGCGGCGCGTCTAG
- a CDS encoding MoaF C-terminal domain-containing protein — translation MTDAQIADLRDERRGVDEWATYDEFAAGIDTYRLPNVSLEGRRLALTLDDGSTLTARFDAETATWSASGVIGASDARDPYDAVQVRKDVFFLNLPLESREREAVTIVWSERTGRGIVAHSHIDAERVEGEPQVKQDFYAVQLDGGEASGDTPAESRDLIGMRNLYRYSPEHLYEHVYMSTERYAWQNLQGVQRGHGDMDLSTVWKLDEGLYLFCFREFRISVASVWLHDLGYNLMTTGIFLGINGRGESEHSRAGGHIYPLGTVKYPDVQPV, via the coding sequence ATGACCGATGCACAGATCGCCGACCTCCGCGACGAGCGCCGCGGCGTCGACGAGTGGGCCACGTACGACGAGTTCGCCGCGGGCATCGACACCTACCGCCTGCCGAACGTGTCGCTCGAGGGCCGCAGACTGGCGCTCACCCTCGACGACGGCAGCACCCTCACCGCGCGGTTCGACGCCGAGACGGCGACGTGGAGCGCGAGCGGCGTCATCGGCGCGAGCGACGCGCGCGACCCCTACGACGCCGTGCAGGTGCGCAAGGACGTCTTCTTCCTCAACCTGCCGCTGGAGTCGCGCGAGCGCGAGGCCGTGACGATCGTCTGGTCTGAGCGCACCGGCCGCGGCATCGTCGCCCACTCGCACATCGACGCCGAGCGCGTCGAGGGCGAGCCGCAGGTGAAGCAGGACTTCTACGCCGTTCAGCTCGACGGCGGCGAGGCGAGCGGCGACACCCCCGCGGAGTCGCGCGACCTGATCGGCATGCGCAACCTCTACCGCTACAGCCCCGAGCACCTGTACGAGCACGTGTACATGTCGACCGAGCGCTACGCCTGGCAGAACCTGCAGGGCGTGCAGCGCGGGCACGGCGACATGGACCTCTCGACCGTCTGGAAGCTCGACGAGGGCCTCTATCTCTTCTGCTTCCGCGAGTTCCGCATCTCGGTCGCGAGCGTCTGGCTGCACGACCTCGGCTACAACCTCATGACCACCGGCATCTTCCTCGGCATCAACGGCCGCGGCGAGTCCGAGCACTCGCGCGCAGGCGGCCACATCTACCCGCTCGGCACCGTCAAGTACCCCGACGTGCAGCCGGTCTGA
- a CDS encoding ABC transporter substrate-binding protein encodes MKSRILGAAALTAAAALVLSGCAGSDGGGEGAPIKLGSVNTISGPATFPEASEAAAAVFDKVNADGGINGRQIEYKVTDDKADPATATASARELVGSDEVVALVGGASLLDCEINAKYYEQENVRSIQGIGVDPGCFNSPNIAPANIGPFNDTTLTMLYGSEELGLENLCVLTSVIGSTGPAYQAGVDRWSDITGKEPLYVDDTVPYGGADYTPYVVKAREAGCDGIVTNNVEPDAIGMLKAANQQGWDDVTFLMLTSVYSESFAQAVSNSAAGVYVPAEFYPFTEDSDVNADWKALMEENGITLTSFSQGGYLAATFMVEVLESIEGDITRESVNEALANMDPLDNPMIAYPYQFDKIAAQDYEPGGWPVTLKSGTNAWEKAADDWLMIPAS; translated from the coding sequence ATGAAATCACGCATCCTGGGCGCCGCCGCGCTGACCGCGGCGGCCGCACTCGTGCTGAGCGGCTGCGCGGGCAGCGACGGCGGCGGTGAGGGCGCGCCGATCAAACTCGGCTCCGTCAACACCATCAGCGGCCCCGCCACGTTCCCCGAGGCCTCCGAGGCGGCTGCGGCCGTCTTCGACAAGGTCAACGCCGACGGCGGCATCAACGGGCGCCAGATCGAGTACAAGGTCACCGACGACAAGGCCGATCCGGCAACCGCCACCGCCTCCGCGCGCGAACTGGTCGGCAGCGACGAAGTGGTCGCTCTCGTCGGCGGCGCGTCGCTGCTCGACTGCGAGATCAACGCGAAGTACTACGAGCAGGAGAACGTGCGCTCGATCCAGGGCATCGGCGTCGACCCCGGCTGCTTCAACTCCCCGAACATCGCGCCGGCCAACATCGGCCCGTTCAACGACACCACGCTCACGATGCTCTACGGCTCCGAGGAGCTCGGCCTCGAGAACCTCTGCGTGCTGACGAGCGTCATCGGCTCGACCGGCCCCGCCTACCAGGCCGGCGTCGACCGCTGGAGCGACATCACCGGCAAGGAGCCGCTGTACGTCGACGACACAGTTCCCTACGGCGGCGCCGACTACACCCCCTACGTGGTGAAGGCGCGCGAGGCCGGCTGCGACGGCATCGTGACCAACAACGTCGAGCCCGACGCCATCGGCATGCTCAAGGCCGCGAACCAGCAGGGCTGGGACGACGTCACCTTCCTGATGCTCACCTCGGTGTACAGCGAGAGCTTCGCGCAGGCCGTGTCGAACAGCGCGGCCGGCGTCTACGTGCCCGCCGAGTTCTACCCCTTCACCGAGGACAGCGACGTGAACGCCGACTGGAAGGCGCTGATGGAGGAGAACGGCATCACGCTCACCTCGTTCAGCCAGGGCGGCTACCTCGCCGCGACCTTCATGGTCGAGGTGCTCGAGAGCATCGAGGGCGACATCACCCGCGAGAGCGTCAACGAGGCGCTCGCGAACATGGATCCCCTCGACAACCCGATGATCGCCTACCCCTACCAGTTCGACAAGATCGCCGCTCAGGACTACGAGCCGGGCGGCTGGCCCGTCACCCTGAAGTCGGGCACCAACGCCTGGGAGAAGGCGGCCGACGACTGGCTGATGATCCCGGCGAGCTGA
- a CDS encoding branched-chain amino acid ABC transporter permease → MNGGALLQGALSGLAAGGVYAVFAVTLTLMSRLVRVVNFAQAATGMFAAFVAVWFASKLGMPVWLATIAGILVGALLAAIIGWIAATWLSDADLSTRSAMTVGPFLLLMSLSYILFGNKPQPFAPIFNGPAFTVTGVVVSWVTVITVSLAILVAVAAALVLRKTTIGTKLRALSDRPTTAELIGISSKPLAIGVWAVTGAISAVTILIIAPTQSNDAVTLSMLIIPAAAAALLGGFKRLDLAVVGGLLLGLINGMVAQINELALVRNFVPLIFIVILLLWSQRKEVWDAAR, encoded by the coding sequence GTGAACGGCGGGGCCCTGCTGCAGGGCGCGCTCTCGGGCCTCGCCGCCGGCGGCGTGTACGCCGTGTTCGCGGTCACGCTCACCCTCATGTCGCGCCTCGTGCGCGTCGTCAACTTCGCGCAGGCCGCGACCGGCATGTTCGCCGCGTTCGTCGCCGTCTGGTTCGCCAGCAAGCTCGGCATGCCCGTCTGGCTCGCGACGATCGCGGGCATCCTGGTGGGTGCGCTGCTCGCCGCCATCATCGGCTGGATCGCGGCGACCTGGCTCTCGGACGCCGACCTCTCGACCCGCTCGGCGATGACCGTGGGACCCTTCCTGCTGCTGATGTCGCTCTCGTACATCCTGTTCGGCAACAAGCCGCAGCCCTTCGCGCCCATCTTCAACGGCCCCGCGTTCACGGTCACCGGCGTCGTGGTGAGCTGGGTCACCGTCATCACCGTCTCGCTCGCGATCCTGGTCGCGGTCGCCGCGGCGCTCGTGCTGCGCAAGACGACCATCGGCACCAAGCTGCGCGCGCTCTCCGACCGCCCCACCACGGCCGAGCTCATCGGCATCTCGTCGAAGCCGCTGGCCATCGGGGTATGGGCGGTGACGGGCGCGATCAGCGCCGTCACGATCCTCATCATCGCGCCGACGCAGTCGAACGACGCGGTGACCCTCTCGATGCTCATCATCCCCGCCGCCGCGGCGGCGCTGCTCGGCGGCTTCAAGCGCCTCGATCTCGCGGTCGTCGGCGGTCTGCTGCTCGGCCTCATCAACGGCATGGTCGCGCAGATCAACGAGCTGGCGCTCGTTCGCAACTTCGTGCCGCTCATCTTCATCGTCATCCTGCTGCTGTGGTCGCAGCGAAAGGAGGTGTGGGATGCTGCTCGCTAA
- a CDS encoding IS3 family transposase (programmed frameshift), with translation MPSKYDPELRQRALRMLAEARPEHESLTAACRHVGGLLGVSPETLRVWQRRYDIDTGAKPGTSIDMAQENRRLRREVSELRKANEVLKAASVFFAKGTRPATNEMIRFIDEYRDRFGVEFLCRTLRAAVRGFLTSRGYRAAKARSASARQLRDELLLPEIRRLHAKHYGVYGRRKMHALLKREGWKIGRDQTERLMRLAGVRGVRKSKRVFTTRPNKTAALPADLVNRRFAADGPRKLWVCDVTYVATWSGFAYVAFVTDVYSRRIVGWNVAATLKSEVLPMQALDMAAWQSGGRLDGLIHHADHGSNYTAMVYTDRIAELGAVPSTGTVGDSFDNAMAEAVNNLYKTELIRQQGPWRTVEQVELATLEYVWWWNHERLHGELDMRTPIEVEQAYYTEAEELLSPTG, from the exons ATGCCAAGCAAATATGACCCTGAACTTCGCCAGCGCGCACTTCGGATGCTCGCCGAAGCCCGTCCCGAGCACGAGTCGCTGACCGCGGCCTGCCGACACGTCGGTGGGCTCCTCGGAGTGAGCCCGGAGACGCTGCGCGTGTGGCAGCGCCGCTACGACATCGATACCGGCGCGAAGCCTGGCACCTCGATCGATATGGCCCAGGAGAACCGGCGGTTACGCCGCGAGGTGAGCGAGCTCCGTAAGGCCAACGAGGTACTCAAAGCCGCGAGCGTGTTTTTCGCGA AAGGAACTCGACCGGCCACGAACGAAATGATCAGATTCATCGACGAGTACCGTGATCGTTTCGGGGTCGAGTTCCTCTGTCGTACGCTGCGTGCGGCAGTTCGTGGGTTCCTCACCTCCCGCGGATACCGGGCCGCGAAAGCCCGGTCGGCCTCAGCCAGGCAGCTGCGCGACGAGTTGCTCCTCCCTGAGATCCGGCGGCTCCACGCGAAGCACTATGGCGTGTACGGGCGCCGGAAGATGCATGCCCTGCTGAAGCGTGAGGGGTGGAAGATCGGCCGCGACCAGACCGAGCGTCTGATGCGGCTCGCCGGCGTGCGCGGGGTACGGAAATCAAAGCGCGTGTTCACCACACGCCCTAACAAAACGGCGGCACTGCCTGCCGATCTCGTCAACCGGAGATTCGCCGCTGACGGGCCGCGCAAGCTCTGGGTGTGCGACGTGACCTACGTCGCCACCTGGTCTGGGTTCGCCTATGTCGCGTTCGTCACTGACGTGTACTCGCGCAGAATCGTGGGCTGGAATGTCGCTGCGACGCTGAAATCTGAGGTTCTGCCGATGCAGGCACTCGATATGGCTGCGTGGCAATCGGGCGGCAGGCTCGATGGCCTGATCCATCACGCCGATCACGGGTCGAATTACACCGCCATGGTCTATACGGATCGCATTGCGGAACTCGGAGCAGTGCCCTCGACCGGGACGGTCGGCGACAGTTTTGACAATGCCATGGCTGAGGCGGTCAACAACCTCTACAAGACCGAACTGATCCGACAGCAGGGCCCCTGGCGGACGGTTGAGCAGGTCGAACTCGCGACCCTCGAATACGTGTGGTGGTGGAACCATGAGCGCCTTCACGGGGAGCTCGATATGCGTACCCCGATCGAGGTCGAGCAGGCCTACTATACTGAGGCCGAGGAACTTCTGTCACCGACAGGTTGA
- a CDS encoding branched-chain amino acid ABC transporter ATP-binding protein/permease, whose protein sequence is MNLAVVTLGAAAAVDVLLVQTQFPGQQEGLSVERPGLFSSDREYFFFAMIVLVVCIYLVFLLQRSRAGSSWKAVAFSERGTAAVGQSVRMAKLSAFAVSAALGGVSGGLLAGQVGIPYASSFTPIMSIAFYILAVMSGTYLIDMAIFGGVLWVLVPELLKRWGVPQDWGFVIFGLLGIQAITGGSNLGEVIRSGFRARARKRRAARVETASNEVGTTALDVFAVPEAAEPIPADAAPVLEVRGLGVQFGSLKANDDVSLQVRPRSIMGLIGPNGAGKSTFVDAVSGFLPQHTGTVLLDGEDITRLSPVARARKGLRRTFQQDRVPPQLSVEAYVRFVARQRLDHDELADALAFLGCPPPEEQLANVDVGTRRLIEVAAAVLSGPRVLILDEPAAGLSHEEHLQFGHRLTRIPSRFDTAIVVIEHDLDLVRSVCTELTVLDFGKVLAQGPTREVLDDPAVIAAYMGDAEMTQ, encoded by the coding sequence GTGAACCTCGCGGTCGTCACGCTCGGCGCCGCCGCGGCGGTCGACGTGCTGCTCGTGCAGACCCAGTTCCCCGGGCAGCAGGAGGGGCTCTCGGTCGAGCGCCCCGGCCTGTTCTCGAGCGACCGCGAGTACTTCTTCTTCGCGATGATCGTGCTCGTCGTCTGCATCTACCTGGTGTTCCTGCTGCAGCGCAGCCGGGCCGGCAGCAGCTGGAAGGCCGTGGCCTTCTCGGAGCGCGGCACCGCGGCGGTCGGCCAGAGCGTGCGCATGGCGAAGCTCTCGGCGTTCGCGGTGAGCGCCGCCCTCGGCGGCGTCTCGGGCGGCCTGCTCGCGGGCCAGGTGGGCATTCCCTACGCCTCGAGCTTCACGCCCATCATGTCGATCGCGTTCTACATCCTCGCGGTGATGAGCGGCACCTACCTCATCGACATGGCCATCTTCGGCGGCGTGCTGTGGGTGCTCGTGCCCGAGCTGCTGAAGCGCTGGGGCGTGCCTCAGGACTGGGGCTTCGTGATCTTCGGCCTGCTCGGCATCCAGGCGATCACGGGCGGCTCGAACCTCGGCGAGGTGATCCGCAGCGGCTTCCGCGCTCGCGCGAGGAAACGGCGCGCCGCGCGGGTCGAGACCGCCTCGAACGAGGTGGGGACGACGGCGCTCGACGTGTTCGCGGTGCCCGAGGCCGCCGAGCCGATCCCCGCCGATGCGGCGCCGGTGCTCGAGGTGCGCGGCCTGGGCGTGCAGTTCGGCAGCCTCAAGGCGAACGACGACGTGTCGCTGCAGGTGCGGCCGCGCTCCATCATGGGCCTCATCGGGCCGAACGGCGCCGGCAAGTCGACCTTCGTCGACGCGGTGAGCGGCTTCCTGCCCCAGCACACCGGCACCGTGCTGCTCGACGGCGAGGACATCACGCGGCTCTCCCCGGTGGCCCGCGCCCGCAAGGGCCTGCGCCGCACCTTCCAGCAGGATCGGGTGCCGCCGCAGCTGTCGGTCGAGGCGTACGTGCGCTTCGTGGCGCGCCAGCGCCTCGACCACGACGAGCTCGCCGATGCCCTCGCGTTCCTCGGCTGCCCTCCCCCGGAGGAGCAGCTGGCGAACGTCGACGTGGGCACGCGCCGGCTCATCGAGGTCGCCGCGGCGGTGCTGTCTGGCCCGCGCGTGCTGATCCTCGACGAGCCGGCGGCGGGTCTCTCCCACGAGGAGCACCTGCAGTTCGGCCACCGTCTCACTCGGATCCCGTCGCGCTTCGACACCGCGATCGTGGTCATCGAGCACGACCTCGATCTGGTGCGCTCGGTGTGCACCGAGCTCACCGTGCTCGACTTCGGCAAGGTGCTCGCTCAGGGCCCGACGCGCGAGGTGCTGGACGATCCCGCCGTGATCGCGGCCTACATGGGAGATGCGGAGATGACGCAATGA
- a CDS encoding ABC transporter ATP-binding protein: MNELQLSGVTVRRGAGPVVSEVDLTLQEGRIVTLVGPNGAGKTSLLESVSGVIGHASGDITVDGESIAKWSRVQRSRAGIAHIEQGRAIFPSLTVRENLLLTAKNDAGVQEVMQSFPELEKRIDSQSVLLSGGEQQMLVLARAFASKPRFLLIDEMSLGLAPVVFMRLLPLIQQIAASGVGVLLVEQFTHLALGIADDAMVVASGRVSHPQGPAKALAEDEALLRQAYLGG; encoded by the coding sequence ATGAACGAACTGCAACTGAGCGGTGTGACCGTGCGCCGCGGGGCCGGGCCGGTCGTCTCAGAGGTCGATCTCACCCTGCAGGAGGGGCGGATCGTCACCCTCGTGGGGCCGAACGGCGCGGGCAAGACGAGTCTGCTCGAGTCGGTCTCGGGAGTGATCGGGCACGCGAGCGGCGACATCACCGTCGACGGCGAGTCGATCGCGAAGTGGAGCCGGGTGCAGCGCTCGCGCGCGGGCATCGCCCACATCGAACAGGGGCGCGCCATCTTCCCCTCGCTCACCGTGCGCGAGAACCTGCTGCTGACGGCGAAGAACGATGCCGGCGTGCAGGAGGTGATGCAGTCGTTCCCCGAGCTCGAGAAGCGCATCGACTCGCAGTCGGTGCTGCTTTCGGGCGGCGAGCAGCAGATGCTCGTGCTCGCCCGGGCGTTCGCCTCGAAGCCGCGGTTCCTGCTGATCGACGAGATGTCGCTCGGTCTCGCGCCCGTGGTGTTCATGCGGTTGCTGCCGCTGATCCAGCAGATCGCAGCCTCGGGCGTGGGCGTGCTGCTCGTCGAGCAGTTCACGCATCTCGCGCTGGGCATCGCCGACGACGCGATGGTGGTGGCGAGCGGCCGGGTGAGTCACCCGCAGGGTCCGGCGAAGGCGCTCGCCGAGGACGAGGCGCTGCTGCGGCAGGCGTACCTGGGAGGCTGA